In a single window of the Manis javanica isolate MJ-LG chromosome 16, MJ_LKY, whole genome shotgun sequence genome:
- the NOL7 gene encoding U3 small nucleolar RNA-associated protein NOL7, with protein sequence MVQLRPRVSCAPASVSAAVDEGPPALEAAAEHGLLLPQPSSGAAAEPLREDEDGAYEFDDEAPEELTFASAQADAREEQQRVRESVRRDKTLLKEKRKRREELFIEQKKRKLLPDTILEKLTTASQTDIKKSPGKLKEVSLLQKKNEECEKGSNSKKAQVQKVQSVGQNKSYLALRLKDQDLRDSRQQAAKAFIQNSLYGPGTSRTTVNKFLSLDNKRSPVKKAAVQFLTNAWGTQKKQDAKRFKRRWMVRKMKTSKK encoded by the exons ATGGTGCAGCTCCGGCCCCGCGTGTCATGCGCGCCGGCTTCGGTCTCGGCGGCGGTGGATGAAGGCCCGCCCGCCTTGGAGGCGGCGGCGGAGCACGGCCTGTTGCTCCCGCAGCCCAGTAGCGGCGCGGCCGCCGAACCGCTGCGGGAAGACGAGGACGGGGCCTACGAATTTGACGACGAGGCCCCGGAGGAGCTGACTTTCGCCAGCGCCCAGGCGGACGCGAGGGAAGAGCAGCAGCGCGTTCGGGAGTCGGTGCGCAG GGACAAAACGCTCCTGAAGGAGAAGAGGAAGCGACGCGAGGAGCTGTTCATCGAACAGAAG aaaagaaaactccTTCCAGATACTATTCTAGAGAAGTTAACTACAGCTTCACAGACTGA CATAAAGAAATCACCAGGAAAGTTGAAAGAAG TTAGTTTgctgcaaaagaaaaatgaagaatgtgAAAAAGGAAGCAACTCCAAGAAAGCTCAAGTGCAGAAAGTACAATCTGTTGG CCAGAATAAAAGCTACTTAGCTCTAAGGCTAAAAGATCAAGATCTGAGAGATTCAAGGCAACAAGCAGCCAAAGCCTTCATACAGAATTCTTTGTACGGTCCAGGAACCAGCAGAACTACCG TAAATAAGTTCCTGTCTCTTGACAACAAGAGGTCACCAGTGAAAAAAGCTGCAGTCCAGTTTTTGACTAATGCTTGGG GAACCCAGAAAAAACAAGATGCCAAGAGGTTTAAAAGACGGTGGATGGTTAGAAAGATGAAAACATCTAAGAAGTAA